In Populus nigra chromosome 1, ddPopNigr1.1, whole genome shotgun sequence, one genomic interval encodes:
- the LOC133673575 gene encoding RING-H2 finger protein ATL22-like translates to MDACMFYILFFSMFLTIKALESDCPTVKCSHDGPDIRFPFRVAGRQPQHCGQPGFDLVCKENTTMIDFPSYGPLVVKSISYDFRKLSLLDPKNCVHEVFLNLNPSGTPFQYYYLLKNFTYLNCSTRLSPSLNEVSCLSDSRNHVYTVESSFHMPFSCRQLKTIPIPFSYSPYLADNSFGLGLTWSLPGCEDCESRGGSCVFQSKEGLKTGCPSIAQDKGFSIVHLLSSGTGSMILIILVFVFVMTTMISIKVYFRQKLKVDEEAENENLL, encoded by the exons ATGGATGCTTGTATGTTCTATATTCTCTTTTTCTCCATGTTTCTAACCATAAAGGCTCTTGAATCCGACTGCCCAACGGTTAAGTGCAGTCACGACGGTCCTGATATTCGTTTCCCATTCCGGGTAGCAGGCCGGCAGCCCCAGCACTGCGGTCAACCTGGTTTCGACCTTGTCTGCAAAGAAAACACCACCATGATTGATTTTCCATCTTATGGACCCTTGGTTGTGAAATCCATCTCTTATGACTTCAGAAAACTCAGTCTTCTTGACCCCAAAAATTGTGTCCATGAAGTCTTTCTTAATCTCAACCCCTCTGGCACACCTTTCCAGTATTACTATCTTTTGAAGAATTTCACATACCTCAACTGTTCAACCAGGCTTTCGCCTTCTCTCAACGAAGTTTCATGCTTGAGTGACTCCAGGAATCATGTTTACACCGTAGAATCCTCGTTTCACATGCCATTTTCTTGCAGGCAATTGAAAACTATTCCCATTCCATTTTCATACAGTCCTTATCTTGCTGACAATAGTTTTGGCCTTGGATTGACTTGGAGTTTGCCTGGATGTGAAGATTGTGAATCAAGAGGAGGCTCGTGTGTGTTCCAGTCCAAAGAAGGACTGAAAACAGGCTGTCCCAGCATAGCACAGGATAAAG GTTTTTCAATTGTACATTTATTGTCAAGTGGAACTGGGTCTATGATCTTGATCATTCTGGTGTTTGTTTTCGTGATGACAACAATGATTAGCATCAAAGTCTACTTTAGGCAGAAACTGAAGGTGGATGAAGAGGCAGAAAATGAGAATCTACTTTAG
- the LOC133673585 gene encoding deSI-like protein At4g17486 isoform X1, with protein sequence MRLFPLSSSSSTSSEKEQSNGGSSRVMLYLNIYDLTPINNYLYWFGLGIFHSGIEVHGMEYGFGAHEYPTSGVFEVEPRRCPGFIFRRSVLLGSTNMSPSEFRSFMEHLSAKYHGDTYHLIAKNCNHFTDEVCKQLTGKPIPGWVNRMAQLVSGSFCNCLLPESIQMTAVRHLPDHPTFSDDDDDGLESVGSSTTSRSEEEGSNHHLLTSPNGEVAFLREKPVRLARELL encoded by the exons ATGCGGTTGTTTCCTTTGAGCTCGAGCTCGAGTACAAGCTCGGAGAAGGAGCAGAGTAATGGAGGGAGCAGTCGTGTGATGTTGTATCTTAACATATATGATCTTACACCTATAAATAACTACCTCTACTGGTTTGGTCTTGGGATCTTCCATTCCGGTATTGAAg TACATGGCATGGAGTATGGCTTCGGAGCCCATGAGTACCCTACCAGTGGGGTATTTGAGGTGGAACCAAGAAGGTGTCCAGGCTTTATTTTTCGACGGTCTGTGTTATTGGGCAGCACCAACATGTCTCCATCAGAATTTCGGTCATTCATGGAACACCTGTCTGCAAAATATCATGGAGACACTTACCATTTGATTGCCAAGAATTGCAACCACTTTACTGATGAAGTCTGTAAGCAATTAACTGGAAAGCCTATTCCTGGATGGGTAAATCGGATGGCTCAATTAG TTTCAGGTTCTTTCTGTAATTGTTTACTGCCAGAAAGTATACAGATGACAGCAGTTAGACATCTTCCAGATCATCCAACGTTTTCTG atgacgacgacgacgggTTGGAATCTGTTGGATCATCTACAACATCAAGGAGCGAAGAAGAGGGTTCAAATCATCATCTGCTCACTTCACCAAATGGTGAAGTTGCATTTTTAAGGGAGAAACCAGTGAGGCTAGCAAGGGAACTCCTATAG
- the LOC133673585 gene encoding deSI-like protein At4g17486 isoform X2 encodes MRLFPLSSSSSTSSEKEQSNGGSSRVMLYLNIYDLTPINNYLYWFGLGIFHSGIEVHGMEYGFGAHEYPTSGVFEVEPRRCPGFIFRRSVLLGSTNMSPSEFRSFMEHLSAKYHGDTYHLIAKNCNHFTDEVCKQLTGKPIPGWVNRMAQLGSFCNCLLPESIQMTAVRHLPDHPTFSDDDDDGLESVGSSTTSRSEEEGSNHHLLTSPNGEVAFLREKPVRLARELL; translated from the exons ATGCGGTTGTTTCCTTTGAGCTCGAGCTCGAGTACAAGCTCGGAGAAGGAGCAGAGTAATGGAGGGAGCAGTCGTGTGATGTTGTATCTTAACATATATGATCTTACACCTATAAATAACTACCTCTACTGGTTTGGTCTTGGGATCTTCCATTCCGGTATTGAAg TACATGGCATGGAGTATGGCTTCGGAGCCCATGAGTACCCTACCAGTGGGGTATTTGAGGTGGAACCAAGAAGGTGTCCAGGCTTTATTTTTCGACGGTCTGTGTTATTGGGCAGCACCAACATGTCTCCATCAGAATTTCGGTCATTCATGGAACACCTGTCTGCAAAATATCATGGAGACACTTACCATTTGATTGCCAAGAATTGCAACCACTTTACTGATGAAGTCTGTAAGCAATTAACTGGAAAGCCTATTCCTGGATGGGTAAATCGGATGGCTCAATTAG GTTCTTTCTGTAATTGTTTACTGCCAGAAAGTATACAGATGACAGCAGTTAGACATCTTCCAGATCATCCAACGTTTTCTG atgacgacgacgacgggTTGGAATCTGTTGGATCATCTACAACATCAAGGAGCGAAGAAGAGGGTTCAAATCATCATCTGCTCACTTCACCAAATGGTGAAGTTGCATTTTTAAGGGAGAAACCAGTGAGGCTAGCAAGGGAACTCCTATAG